The DNA sequence TGACCTCATCGGAGATGTGAGAAAATTCAAAGACAAAGAAGTCCTTTAACGTATAAAAAATAAAGCCGCCCAAGAAAAAAAGTCCTATTATACCAACCAGCACGCTTGCCGATGCTATCAGGTCAACGCTTTTGGCTGCCTGACCTTCCTCACGCGCCTTTCTTCTTTTTCTCGGAGTGGCAGGCTCCGTCCTCTCTTCGGCAAAAAGCTGTATGTTGAAAATAAGAAAATCGTTTACCGCCAAATCAACACACCTTCCAAACCAAAGACTATCGCTTTACCAATCTCGGCCTGAAGTATATCCACCAACAATGGTACCATGAACATCAAAATTAGCATCCCGAGCAATATCTTCAATGAAAAGCCCAAAACGAAGACGTTCATCTGCGGCACGGTCCTTGCGACAAAGCCAAGCCCTATATCTGCCAACACCATGGCCCCTGCAAAGGGCAGGGATATCTTAAGCGCCAGATAAAATACTTGAGCCAGCCATTTGCCAAATCCCGGATCTATGGCCCACGACCATTTCCATACTCCCAGGGGAAGTAATTTAAAACTTTGCACTAAGCTCTGAAATAACAAAAGATGGCCATTCCATCTCAAGTAGAACCACAACGCCAGCATAAACTTGAGTTGACCCAAAATCGAAACCTGGGCTTCGGAGAAGGGGTCCATTATGTTGACCATTCCCAGCCCCATCTGAATTCCCAAAAAGCCCCCGGCAACCTGAAATGCATAAAGCGGCAGAGATGCAAGAAATCCAATCCCAATGCCTATAAAAAATTCCCTGACGGCCGCTAGGATCAGCAATATTATATTGCTCTCAAACAAGGTATTAAGATCGGAAACGTTAAGCATTGGAGCAACTATGAGGGAAAGCAATAAAACCAACAAAAACTTCAAAGGCACAGGATAGGATGGCGGACTAAAGGCCGGAGATGCAATGGTCATTCCAAGAAACCTTAACGAGCTAAGAAAAATAACAAATAAATATTGTACGAGAGGCTCCTGAAAATTCATGGCACCAAGTTAGCCATATTTCCGAACAAATATCTTGCAAACTCGCTGACGTGACCAAACATCCATGGACCGAGCAAGAAAAGCAGCAAAAATACCGCAAGAATTTTTGGTATGAACACTAAAGTCTGCTCCTGAATGGAGGTGGCCGTCTGGAGTATCCCTATTAACAATCCTATAACCATGGTCACGAGCAGAACCGGCATGCTTGATAACAAGATTATCCATATGGCTTGTTGAAATACATCGCTTACCGACAACTTCCTCACCTTCACTTAAAGCTGCTTACAACGCTGTATATGACCAAATCCCACCCGTCGGCCACGACGAAAAGGAGCACTTTAAACGGAAGAGATACCAACATCGGTGGAAGCATTATCATGCCCATGCTCAACAATATGCTTGCCACTATCATATCCACAACTATAAAGGGAATAAAGATCAGTATGCCCATTTGAAAGGCTTTTTTAAGCTCGCCTATCATAAATGCCGGTATCAATACCCTCGTTGGGACGTCATCATGGTTTTTCGGTTGGGGCATTTCCGCCAACGAGACCATTAACGACAATTCCTCGTCGCCAACCTGCGAGAACATGAAATCCCTTAGGGGTTTAATGGCCTTGCCGTAAGCTTCAGAAGTGG is a window from the Acetomicrobium flavidum genome containing:
- the fliQ gene encoding flagellar biosynthesis protein FliQ; this encodes MRKLSVSDVFQQAIWIILLSSMPVLLVTMVIGLLIGILQTATSIQEQTLVFIPKILAVFLLLFLLGPWMFGHVSEFARYLFGNMANLVP
- the fliR gene encoding flagellar biosynthetic protein FliR, translated to MNFQEPLVQYLFVIFLSSLRFLGMTIASPAFSPPSYPVPLKFLLVLLLSLIVAPMLNVSDLNTLFESNIILLILAAVREFFIGIGIGFLASLPLYAFQVAGGFLGIQMGLGMVNIMDPFSEAQVSILGQLKFMLALWFYLRWNGHLLLFQSLVQSFKLLPLGVWKWSWAIDPGFGKWLAQVFYLALKISLPFAGAMVLADIGLGFVARTVPQMNVFVLGFSLKILLGMLILMFMVPLLVDILQAEIGKAIVFGLEGVLIWR